In one window of Cupriavidus necator N-1 DNA:
- the trmB gene encoding tRNA (guanine(46)-N(7))-methyltransferase TrmB — protein sequence MAPMFANSRTIVSAQSDVHEHLAARVARHLAEPFRKPIGEASRRELGAALQSWQQAGGAPLILDAGCGVGESTLRLATAFPDHFVIGVDQSEKRLAAGKDWWGEAPMPANFCWARADLVDAWRLLQAEAVPVARHYVLYPNPWPKIGHLGRRWQGHAVFPALAACGDYLECRSNWRIYIDEFAQALALVGRPAQVEAWAPAQPMTPFERKYGASGHGLWRCVSERKPA from the coding sequence ATGGCGCCCATGTTTGCCAATTCCCGCACCATTGTCTCGGCCCAGTCCGATGTCCACGAACACCTGGCCGCGCGCGTCGCGCGCCACCTGGCCGAGCCGTTCCGCAAGCCCATCGGCGAAGCCAGCCGGCGCGAGCTCGGCGCGGCGCTGCAAAGCTGGCAGCAGGCCGGCGGCGCGCCGCTGATCCTGGATGCGGGCTGCGGCGTGGGTGAAAGCACGCTGCGGCTGGCGACGGCGTTCCCGGACCACTTCGTGATCGGCGTCGACCAGTCCGAGAAGCGCCTGGCCGCCGGCAAGGATTGGTGGGGCGAGGCGCCGATGCCCGCCAACTTCTGCTGGGCGCGGGCCGACCTGGTCGATGCCTGGCGCCTGCTGCAGGCCGAGGCCGTGCCGGTGGCGCGCCACTACGTGCTGTACCCGAACCCGTGGCCCAAGATCGGCCACCTGGGGCGGCGCTGGCAGGGCCATGCGGTGTTCCCGGCGCTGGCTGCCTGCGGCGACTACCTGGAGTGCCGCAGCAACTGGCGCATCTATATCGATGAGTTTGCCCAGGCGCTGGCGCTGGTCGGGCGCCCGGCGCAGGTAGAGGCGTGGGCGCCGGCGCAGCCGATGACGCCGTTCGAGCGCAAGTACGGCGCATCGGGCCATGGCTTGTGGCGCTGCGTCAGCGAGCGCAAGCCCGCCTGA
- a CDS encoding ABC transporter substrate-binding protein, whose amino-acid sequence MTPTHALPPQRPPRRPARRAVLHAATALVLASAAFTLLPAGAAHAEDLRIGLAADVTSMDPHWNNSGPNNAIALHVFESLVFMDKNARYIPGLALSWKPVNAITWEIKLRPNVKWHDGSPFTSEDVKASLERPEKLVNSPGSFTSYTKPIARIDTPDPLTVRLTMSVPNYANLANDLNSVPIMPKKVAATLTQADFDSGKVMIGTGPFKFVRFARGQEIVMERNPNYWGPKPEWDRAIFRIITDNGARSSALLAGDVDVIESVPSADVAKLKQNPKFKIEQQVSWRTIFWQMDQSRDNPPFVTDKAGKPLGKNPFKDARVRAAISKSLNRDAIVSRIMEGLAVPASSIVSPQIFGHPGTKPEAYDPEGAKKLLAAAGYPDGFGLTLHATNNRYLNDAAVAQATASMLTRIGIQTKVETLPVAAYFTRARQGEFAFQMLGWGSAAADVALRSITGTPNPKTGYGTWNWGKYSNPQLDQLIEKSLTTVSSDKAREENARIAAKFALADHAIIPSHSQLAMWAMKKGLKYEARTDEWSLAQFFHKE is encoded by the coding sequence ATGACACCGACCCACGCCCTGCCGCCGCAACGTCCGCCCCGCCGCCCTGCCCGCCGCGCCGTGCTCCATGCCGCCACCGCGCTGGTGCTGGCCAGCGCCGCCTTCACGCTGCTGCCGGCGGGAGCCGCCCACGCCGAAGACCTGCGCATCGGCCTGGCGGCCGACGTGACCTCGATGGACCCGCACTGGAACAATTCCGGCCCCAACAACGCCATCGCGCTGCATGTGTTCGAGTCGCTGGTGTTCATGGACAAGAATGCGCGCTACATCCCCGGCCTGGCGCTGTCGTGGAAGCCGGTCAACGCCATCACCTGGGAGATCAAGCTGCGCCCCAACGTGAAGTGGCACGACGGCTCGCCCTTTACCAGCGAGGACGTCAAGGCCTCGCTGGAGCGCCCGGAGAAGCTGGTCAACAGCCCGGGCTCGTTCACCAGCTACACCAAGCCGATCGCGCGTATCGACACACCCGACCCGCTGACGGTGCGCCTGACCATGAGCGTGCCCAATTACGCCAACCTGGCCAACGACCTGAACAGCGTGCCGATCATGCCGAAGAAGGTCGCCGCCACGCTGACGCAGGCGGACTTTGATTCGGGCAAAGTCATGATCGGCACCGGCCCGTTCAAGTTCGTGCGCTTTGCGCGCGGGCAGGAAATCGTGATGGAGCGCAACCCCAACTACTGGGGCCCCAAGCCCGAGTGGGACCGCGCCATCTTCCGCATCATCACTGACAACGGCGCGCGTTCGTCCGCGCTGCTGGCTGGCGATGTCGACGTGATCGAGAGCGTACCGTCGGCCGACGTCGCCAAGCTAAAGCAGAACCCGAAGTTCAAGATCGAGCAGCAGGTGTCGTGGCGCACCATCTTCTGGCAAATGGACCAGTCGCGCGACAACCCGCCCTTTGTCACCGACAAGGCCGGCAAGCCGCTGGGCAAGAACCCGTTCAAGGATGCGCGCGTACGCGCCGCAATCAGCAAGTCGCTGAACCGCGACGCCATCGTCAGCCGCATCATGGAAGGGCTGGCGGTGCCGGCCTCGTCGATCGTCTCGCCGCAGATCTTCGGGCATCCCGGCACCAAGCCTGAAGCCTATGACCCGGAAGGCGCGAAAAAGCTGCTGGCGGCCGCAGGCTACCCCGACGGCTTCGGCCTGACGCTGCACGCCACCAACAACCGTTACCTGAACGACGCCGCGGTGGCGCAGGCCACCGCCAGCATGCTGACGCGCATCGGCATCCAGACCAAGGTGGAGACGTTGCCGGTGGCGGCCTACTTCACGCGCGCACGCCAGGGCGAGTTCGCCTTCCAGATGCTGGGCTGGGGTTCGGCTGCGGCCGACGTGGCACTGCGCTCGATTACCGGCACGCCCAACCCCAAGACCGGCTATGGCACCTGGAACTGGGGCAAGTACAGCAACCCCCAACTGGACCAGCTGATCGAGAAGTCGCTGACCACCGTCAGCAGCGACAAGGCCCGCGAAGAGAATGCCCGCATCGCGGCCAAATTTGCGCTGGCCGACCACGCGATCATTCCGTCGCACAGCCAGCTGGCGATGTGGGCGATGAAGAAGGGACTGAAGTACGAGGCGCGCACCGACGAGTGGTCGCTGGCGCAGTTCTTCCACAAGGAGTGA
- a CDS encoding class I SAM-dependent methyltransferase, whose protein sequence is MTLLKRKSIEAVASRRPARGTRSRGEAPAREEKRMTPRFAPVTFSEMEGVRYLHFGTEWVQGAMRLRKPDAIELEYAQQMMAWLLFLSPSVEEFHVVQLGLGAAALTKFCHRQFSQARVTAVELNPAVIIAGRSMFGLREDDARLTVREQDAWDYVMDGTHAGAIDVLQVDLYDATARGPVLDTTAFYRACRRTLKAPGVMTINLFGDHDSFPKNIERICDAFDNRVLVFPEVHDGNIIAMAFNGPDIDVSWEALEGRAEVVEKTTGLPARDWVQKLRAANARQEEQLKI, encoded by the coding sequence ATGACCCTACTGAAACGCAAATCGATTGAAGCCGTGGCCTCGCGCCGTCCGGCACGTGGCACCCGCAGCCGTGGCGAGGCGCCGGCACGCGAAGAAAAGCGCATGACGCCGCGCTTCGCGCCGGTGACCTTCTCGGAAATGGAAGGGGTGCGCTACCTGCACTTCGGCACCGAGTGGGTGCAGGGCGCGATGCGCCTGCGCAAGCCCGATGCGATCGAGCTGGAATACGCGCAGCAGATGATGGCCTGGCTGCTGTTCCTGTCGCCTTCCGTTGAAGAATTCCACGTGGTCCAGCTTGGCTTGGGAGCCGCGGCGCTGACCAAGTTCTGCCACCGCCAGTTCAGCCAAGCGCGCGTGACCGCGGTGGAGCTGAACCCCGCGGTGATCATCGCCGGGCGCAGCATGTTCGGCCTGCGCGAGGACGATGCGCGCCTGACCGTGCGCGAGCAGGATGCCTGGGACTACGTCATGGACGGCACCCACGCCGGCGCCATCGATGTGCTGCAGGTGGACCTGTACGACGCCACCGCGCGCGGCCCGGTGCTGGACACCACCGCGTTCTACCGAGCCTGCCGCCGCACGCTGAAGGCACCCGGGGTGATGACCATCAACCTGTTCGGCGACCACGACAGCTTTCCGAAGAATATCGAACGCATCTGCGATGCCTTTGACAACCGCGTGCTGGTGTTCCCGGAAGTGCATGACGGCAACATCATCGCGATGGCCTTCAACGGGCCGGATATTGATGTGTCGTGGGAAGCGCTGGAGGGGCGTGCCGAGGTGGTGGAAAAGACCACCGGCCTGCCGGCGCGCGACTGGGTGCAGAAGCTGCGCGCGGCGAATGCGCGGCAGGAAGAGCAGTTGAAGATCTGA
- a CDS encoding tetratricopeptide repeat protein, whose amino-acid sequence MRIFGISIHIIVALFFAVHAVRTHQNMYWLLILFLFPGLGSVVYFFAIYLPGLRQSRGARAATRAITQLVDPNRAVREARSDFDRAPTVAHRMRLGAALLAAGEPSEALQHYQAAANGPFATDPALLQGLAQAQFATNDAAGALATLEKLFAANPQSRQQPDPALLFARALAATGASGTRAAFEQALTSASDAAPRCLFADWLAAQPDAADRERAQQLYADIVHDARHWPRHARDHNREWLQRAQSALGK is encoded by the coding sequence ATGCGTATCTTCGGCATCAGCATCCATATCATCGTCGCACTGTTCTTCGCGGTGCACGCGGTGCGCACGCACCAGAACATGTACTGGCTGCTGATCCTGTTCCTGTTCCCGGGGCTGGGCAGCGTGGTGTATTTCTTCGCGATCTACCTGCCCGGGCTGCGCCAGTCGCGCGGCGCGCGTGCGGCCACGCGTGCCATCACGCAACTGGTCGATCCGAACCGCGCGGTGCGCGAGGCCCGCTCAGACTTTGACCGCGCCCCGACGGTGGCGCACCGCATGCGCCTGGGCGCCGCGCTGCTGGCGGCCGGGGAGCCGTCGGAAGCCCTGCAGCACTACCAGGCAGCGGCCAACGGACCGTTCGCGACCGATCCGGCGCTGCTGCAGGGACTGGCGCAGGCGCAGTTCGCCACCAACGATGCCGCCGGCGCGCTGGCAACACTGGAGAAGCTGTTCGCCGCCAATCCGCAGTCGCGCCAGCAGCCCGATCCGGCCTTGCTGTTTGCGCGCGCGCTGGCGGCCACCGGTGCATCCGGCACGCGGGCCGCGTTCGAGCAGGCGCTGACCAGCGCCAGCGATGCCGCGCCGCGCTGCCTCTTTGCCGACTGGCTGGCGGCGCAGCCCGACGCCGCAGACCGCGAGCGCGCGCAGCAGCTCTATGCCGATATCGTCCACGACGCCCGCCACTGGCCGCGCCACGCCCGCGATCACAACCGCGAATGGCTGCAGCGCGCGCAGTCTGCGCTGGGCAAGTAA